Proteins encoded by one window of uncultured Ilyobacter sp.:
- a CDS encoding formate--tetrahydrofolate ligase, which yields MKSDIQIAQEAKLLKISEVAKTIGLNEDDYEQYGRYKAKVDPGLLRKLENKPDGKLVLVTAITPTPAGEGKSTVSVGLTQALNRLGKKSIAALREPSLGPVFGIKGGATGGGHSQVIPMEDINLHFTGDIHAIGVAHNLVSACIDNHLKFGNTLNIDITKITWKRVMDMNDRSLRNIVIGLGGTASGIPREDSFQITVASEIMAAMCLADSIADLKEKIGEMVFAYSTAGTPLKIRDLNIQGAVAALMKEAIKPNLVQTLENTPVFIHGGPFANIAHGCNSLLATKLALKLSDYAITEAGFAADLGAEKFLDIKCRKGGLTPNCVVVVATVRALKHHGGAKDLSLQDLDALQKGLSNLEKHMENMKKFNLPVVVAMNRFVTDTENEFDLIRKVCSDHNVPVADCDVWANGGAGGEELAKLVIGEIEKGEDNYTPLYSLESSPEEKIEKIAKEIYGADGVVFSPKAKKTIKTIVENGYGELPICMSKTQKSISDNPALLGRPENFTVTVNELRLSAGAGFIVAMAGNIIDMPGLPKKPSAELIDIDENGKITGLF from the coding sequence ATGAAAAGTGATATTCAAATTGCTCAAGAGGCCAAGTTATTAAAAATCAGTGAAGTGGCAAAAACAATCGGTCTCAATGAAGACGATTACGAGCAGTACGGAAGGTACAAGGCAAAGGTAGACCCCGGTCTTTTGAGAAAATTGGAAAATAAGCCAGACGGAAAACTAGTACTGGTAACAGCCATTACTCCTACTCCTGCAGGAGAGGGAAAATCAACTGTTTCAGTGGGACTTACCCAGGCTCTGAACAGGCTAGGGAAAAAATCTATAGCCGCCCTGAGAGAACCATCTCTAGGACCTGTATTCGGAATAAAAGGTGGGGCAACAGGTGGAGGTCATTCCCAAGTTATACCTATGGAGGACATCAATCTTCACTTTACTGGAGATATCCATGCTATAGGGGTGGCACACAATCTTGTCTCTGCATGCATCGACAACCACTTGAAATTTGGAAACACTCTTAATATAGATATCACAAAAATCACATGGAAAAGAGTCATGGATATGAATGATAGATCTCTTAGAAATATCGTCATCGGACTAGGGGGAACTGCAAGCGGGATTCCCAGAGAGGATTCTTTCCAGATTACAGTGGCCTCTGAGATAATGGCCGCTATGTGTCTAGCTGACTCCATAGCTGACCTCAAGGAAAAAATCGGAGAGATGGTCTTTGCATATAGCACTGCAGGAACTCCTCTAAAAATAAGAGACCTCAATATACAGGGAGCAGTTGCTGCTCTTATGAAAGAGGCTATAAAACCAAATCTTGTACAGACTTTAGAAAATACTCCTGTATTTATACACGGAGGACCTTTTGCAAATATAGCCCACGGATGCAACTCACTCCTTGCTACAAAACTAGCTCTTAAGCTTTCTGACTATGCCATAACAGAAGCCGGTTTTGCAGCCGACCTTGGGGCGGAGAAGTTTCTTGATATAAAATGCAGAAAAGGTGGTCTGACACCAAATTGTGTGGTAGTGGTAGCAACTGTAAGAGCCCTAAAGCACCACGGAGGAGCAAAAGATCTATCACTTCAGGACCTTGATGCCCTTCAAAAGGGACTTTCAAATCTTGAAAAACATATGGAAAACATGAAAAAATTCAATCTTCCGGTAGTTGTGGCTATGAATAGATTCGTCACAGATACAGAGAATGAATTTGACCTAATAAGAAAAGTCTGCTCAGATCACAATGTTCCTGTAGCTGACTGTGATGTATGGGCAAATGGCGGTGCAGGGGGAGAAGAACTAGCAAAACTTGTCATAGGAGAAATAGAAAAAGGCGAGGACAACTATACTCCTCTATACTCTTTAGAAAGCTCTCCAGAAGAGAAAATAGAAAAAATCGCAAAGGAGATCTACGGCGCTGACGGTGTTGTATTCTCTCCTAAGGCAAAGAAAACAATAAAAACAATAGTAGAAAATGGATACGGAGAACTTCCTATCTGTATGTCTAAGACTCAGAAATCTATTTCTGACAACCCGGCCCTTCTAGGAAGACCGGAAAACTTTACAGTAACAGTGAATGAATTAAGACTCTCAGCCGGTGCAGGATTTATAGTAGCCATGGCAGGAAATATCATCGATATGCCTGGCCTTCCTAAGAAACCTTCAGCTGAACTTATAGATATAGATGAAAACGGAAAAATAACAGGACTATTTTAA
- a CDS encoding phosphoribosylformylglycinamidine synthase, translating into MNYRIYVEKKDGFDVEAKGLLNELKEGFKLEKLQKVRILNSYDIFGITKEELEKAKRTIFSEVVMDKVYDTLDLKDEKYFAAEFLPGQFDQRADSAIQCLNLVSEKNENVEVTSGKIIIFQGEITDEELEKVKNFYINPVEMREKNLEKLHIESVEKPTEVPFIDGFTKFTEEEMEAYRSKEGFAMTLEDMMFVQSYFRNTENRDPSETEIKVLDTYWSDHCRHTTFETRIKEIVFPKGRFHKILQETFDQYLESREFVHGEKIDKKHISLMDMATISGKELRKSGKLDDLEVSEEINACSVYVDVDVDGITEKWLLMFKNETHNHPTEIEPFGGASTCLGGAIRDPLSGRSYVYQAIRVTGSADPLEKLEDTMPGKLPQKKITKGAAHGYSAYGNQIGLTTGHVAEIYHPGYKAKRMEVGAVVGAVPADWVRRESSTPGDIVVLLGGKTGRDGCGGATGSSKEHTDESLATCGAEVQKGNAPEERKIQKLFRNPEVTKLIKKCNDFGAGGVSVAIGELADGLEIDLDVVPVKYEGLNGTELAISESQERMAVVIEEKDRDQFIELADKENLLATVVATVTDRNRLEIFWKGSKIVDISRDFLDTNGVTQENNVELEAPADSSPLEQELFSEKEGKERWLKMLASLNVSSQKGLMEMFDSSIGASTVLMPFGGKYQMTPTDLSVQKFPLLKGETDTASAISWGYDPSVSSWSPFHGGAYAVVESLAKIVAAGGEWSKIRLSFQEYFQKLGKDPINWGKPFSALLGTLFAQKQFEIAAIGGKDSMSGTFNEIHVPPTLISFAVSPVKASEVISPEFKKAGNKIYLVKHNMTADLMPNTKELKRNFNYMYENIKSGKIISAMTLKKGGVAEALAKMSFGNRVGVNIENLEENLFMLGYGSFVVEATEELSGKNIVFLGTTTEEEKMKVGDTVTTLEEAEKTWLETLEPVFPYETKEEKKEYIWTPYEAKEIIVAKNKIADPNVFIPAFPGTNCEYDAKRVFEKAGATTSGMTFKNLTQKHINESIEEMLKELNKSQILMIPGGFSSGDEPDGSGKFIATVLSNPKVADAIAKFLERDGLILGICNGFQALIKSGLLPYGEIGKVTEDSPTLTFNNIGRHISQMVSTKVTSNKSPWFSGIEVGSVHEIPVSHGEGRFFANEEVARKLFENGQVATQYVNFEGNPSNEFKFNPNGSVYAIEGITSPDGKILGKMGHSERMGDNLYKNIIGDKEQKIFENGVKYFK; encoded by the coding sequence ATGAACTACCGTATCTATGTTGAAAAGAAAGACGGATTTGATGTAGAGGCTAAGGGGCTTCTAAATGAGCTTAAGGAAGGATTTAAGCTTGAAAAGCTCCAGAAGGTAAGAATCTTAAACAGCTATGACATATTTGGAATTACTAAAGAGGAGCTGGAAAAAGCCAAAAGAACTATATTTTCAGAAGTTGTTATGGATAAAGTCTATGACACCTTAGATCTCAAAGATGAAAAATATTTTGCGGCAGAGTTTTTACCAGGTCAGTTTGATCAGAGAGCAGATTCGGCTATACAATGTCTGAATCTCGTGTCAGAAAAAAATGAGAATGTAGAAGTTACAAGTGGAAAAATCATAATCTTCCAAGGGGAGATAACTGATGAGGAACTAGAAAAAGTAAAGAATTTCTATATCAACCCTGTGGAAATGAGAGAAAAAAATCTTGAAAAACTTCATATCGAATCTGTGGAAAAACCAACAGAGGTACCTTTTATTGACGGATTTACTAAATTCACTGAAGAGGAGATGGAGGCTTATCGATCAAAAGAGGGCTTTGCCATGACTCTAGAGGATATGATGTTTGTGCAAAGTTATTTTAGAAACACAGAAAACAGAGATCCTAGTGAGACTGAGATAAAAGTCCTAGACACCTACTGGTCAGATCACTGCAGACATACAACATTTGAGACCAGAATAAAAGAGATCGTATTTCCCAAGGGAAGATTTCACAAGATTCTTCAAGAGACCTTTGATCAATATCTAGAAAGCAGAGAGTTTGTTCATGGAGAAAAAATAGACAAAAAACATATTTCGCTCATGGATATGGCTACCATCTCAGGTAAAGAACTTAGAAAGTCAGGAAAATTAGACGATCTTGAGGTGTCAGAAGAGATAAATGCATGCTCGGTATATGTAGACGTCGATGTAGACGGCATAACTGAAAAATGGCTTCTTATGTTTAAAAATGAAACCCATAACCACCCCACTGAAATAGAGCCTTTCGGGGGAGCATCCACCTGTCTAGGAGGGGCCATAAGAGACCCTCTTTCAGGAAGGTCTTATGTGTATCAGGCAATAAGAGTGACAGGATCTGCAGATCCCCTTGAAAAGCTAGAAGATACAATGCCTGGAAAACTTCCCCAGAAAAAAATAACAAAGGGAGCTGCCCACGGATATTCAGCCTACGGTAACCAGATCGGTCTTACTACAGGTCACGTGGCAGAGATATACCACCCTGGATACAAGGCAAAAAGAATGGAGGTAGGAGCTGTCGTTGGTGCAGTGCCTGCTGACTGGGTAAGAAGAGAGAGCTCGACACCTGGAGACATAGTCGTCCTCCTAGGAGGAAAGACAGGAAGAGACGGATGCGGAGGAGCTACTGGTTCTTCTAAAGAGCATACCGACGAGTCCCTTGCCACATGCGGAGCAGAGGTACAAAAAGGAAACGCACCTGAAGAGAGAAAAATCCAAAAATTATTTAGAAATCCTGAAGTTACTAAACTAATAAAAAAATGTAACGACTTTGGTGCAGGAGGAGTTTCTGTAGCCATAGGGGAACTGGCAGACGGACTAGAAATAGATCTAGATGTAGTACCTGTAAAATATGAAGGATTAAATGGTACTGAACTGGCTATCTCTGAATCACAGGAGAGAATGGCTGTAGTTATAGAAGAAAAAGACAGAGATCAGTTTATAGAGTTAGCTGATAAAGAAAATCTACTTGCTACAGTAGTTGCAACTGTAACAGACAGAAACAGACTTGAGATCTTCTGGAAGGGAAGCAAGATAGTAGATATCTCAAGAGATTTCCTAGACACAAACGGTGTCACTCAGGAAAACAATGTAGAACTTGAAGCTCCGGCTGACTCCTCACCTCTTGAGCAGGAACTTTTCTCAGAAAAAGAGGGAAAAGAGAGATGGCTTAAGATGCTTGCTTCTCTAAATGTATCCTCACAAAAAGGACTTATGGAGATGTTTGACTCCTCTATAGGGGCGTCTACAGTCCTTATGCCATTTGGAGGAAAGTATCAGATGACTCCTACCGACCTCAGTGTACAGAAGTTCCCACTCCTAAAGGGAGAGACAGATACGGCTTCGGCTATCTCTTGGGGATATGACCCTAGTGTTTCCTCATGGTCACCTTTCCACGGGGGAGCCTATGCAGTGGTAGAATCACTGGCAAAGATAGTAGCTGCAGGGGGAGAATGGTCTAAGATCAGACTCTCATTCCAGGAGTATTTCCAGAAACTAGGAAAAGACCCAATAAACTGGGGAAAACCTTTTTCTGCACTTCTAGGTACATTATTTGCTCAAAAACAGTTTGAGATAGCGGCAATAGGTGGAAAAGATTCCATGAGCGGAACCTTTAATGAGATTCATGTACCGCCTACACTGATTTCTTTCGCCGTGTCACCTGTAAAGGCAAGTGAAGTTATATCCCCTGAATTTAAAAAAGCAGGAAATAAAATATATCTCGTAAAGCACAACATGACGGCAGACCTTATGCCAAACACCAAAGAGCTGAAAAGAAACTTTAACTATATGTATGAAAATATAAAATCCGGAAAAATAATCTCGGCAATGACACTTAAAAAAGGCGGAGTTGCAGAGGCCCTTGCAAAGATGAGTTTCGGAAACAGAGTAGGGGTAAACATCGAAAACCTTGAAGAAAACTTATTCATGCTTGGCTACGGTTCATTTGTAGTAGAAGCTACTGAAGAACTTTCTGGAAAAAATATAGTATTCCTAGGAACAACCACTGAGGAAGAAAAAATGAAAGTCGGAGATACGGTAACCACCCTAGAAGAGGCTGAGAAAACATGGCTAGAGACTCTAGAACCGGTATTCCCATATGAGACAAAAGAGGAGAAGAAAGAATATATCTGGACTCCTTACGAGGCAAAAGAAATTATCGTTGCCAAAAATAAAATAGCAGATCCAAATGTATTTATCCCTGCATTCCCAGGAACAAACTGTGAATATGATGCTAAAAGAGTCTTTGAAAAGGCTGGGGCGACTACCTCTGGAATGACTTTTAAAAATCTTACACAAAAACATATAAATGAATCTATTGAAGAGATGCTAAAGGAATTAAATAAATCTCAGATACTTATGATCCCGGGAGGATTCAGTTCTGGAGATGAGCCTGATGGTTCCGGTAAATTTATTGCAACAGTGCTGTCTAATCCAAAGGTAGCTGACGCTATAGCTAAATTCCTAGAAAGAGACGGTCTTATCCTAGGTATCTGTAACGGATTCCAGGCACTTATAAAGTCTGGACTTCTTCCTTATGGAGAGATCGGAAAGGTAACTGAAGATTCACCTACCCTTACATTTAATAATATAGGAAGACATATCTCTCAGATGGTATCTACAAAGGTGACATCAAATAAATCTCCTTGGTTCTCTGGTATAGAGGTGGGATCAGTCCATGAGATTCCTGTATCTCACGGTGAGGGAAGATTTTTCGCCAATGAAGAGGTGGCTAGAAAGCTCTTTGAAAACGGTCAGGTGGCTACCCAGTATGTAAATTTTGAAGGCAATCCTTCAAATGAGTTTAAGTTTAATCCAAACGGCTCTGTATATGCCATAGAGGGGATCACATCTCCAGACGGTAAGATCCTCGGTAAAATGGGACACTCTGAAAGAATGGGAGATAACCTTTATAAGAATATTATAGGGGATAAAGAGCAGAAAATATTTGAAAACGGAGTAAAATATTTTAAGTAA